One Fibrobacter sp. UWB2 DNA window includes the following coding sequences:
- a CDS encoding glycosyltransferase family 2 protein, producing MLLSVIIPVFNEEEIVAETYRVLEEELKDIEHELIFVNDGSKDRTREIVEGLLPGNPNNKIINFSRNFGHQAAFSAGLDHAQGAAVVIIDGDLQDPPSLIHEMLEKWREGYQVVYAQRNKRKGETLFKRFTAFCFYRLIGKLTSIDIPPDTGDFRLMDRCVVDQLKNLPERSRFLRGLVCWVGFKKIGVKYDRAERTAGTSKYPLKKMLRLAFDGITGFSSAPLKISFYMGFIATIVGFALLVWSILEKFLSPATTVPGWASLMTAIVFFAGVQLLTIGILGEYIGRIYDEVKQRPLYIEDKK from the coding sequence ATGCTTTTATCCGTAATTATACCTGTTTTTAATGAAGAAGAGATCGTTGCCGAAACCTACCGCGTCTTGGAGGAAGAGCTCAAGGATATCGAACACGAACTCATTTTCGTAAACGACGGTTCCAAGGACCGCACCCGAGAAATCGTGGAAGGCCTCCTCCCCGGGAACCCGAACAACAAAATCATCAACTTTAGCCGTAACTTCGGCCACCAGGCAGCGTTCAGCGCAGGCCTCGACCACGCCCAAGGCGCAGCCGTCGTCATTATCGATGGCGACTTGCAGGACCCGCCGAGCCTCATCCACGAGATGCTCGAAAAGTGGCGTGAAGGCTACCAGGTCGTTTACGCCCAGCGCAACAAGCGCAAAGGCGAGACGCTCTTCAAGCGCTTTACGGCTTTCTGCTTCTACCGTTTGATTGGCAAGCTCACGAGCATCGACATTCCGCCTGACACCGGCGACTTCAGACTCATGGACCGCTGCGTGGTGGACCAGCTCAAGAACCTCCCGGAACGCAGCCGCTTCTTGCGTGGGCTCGTGTGCTGGGTCGGTTTCAAGAAGATAGGCGTCAAGTACGACCGTGCCGAACGCACCGCAGGCACTTCGAAGTATCCGCTCAAGAAGATGTTGCGCCTCGCGTTCGACGGCATCACGGGCTTCAGCTCGGCTCCGCTCAAGATTAGCTTCTACATGGGTTTCATTGCTACAATCGTCGGCTTTGCACTCCTCGTCTGGTCGATTCTCGAAAAGTTCCTCTCCCCTGCGACAACGGTTCCGGGCTGGGCATCTCTCATGACCGCCATCGTGTTCTTCGCAGGCGTGCAGCTTTTGACCATCGGCATTCTCGGCGAATACATCGGCCGAATCTACGACGAAGTCAAGCAGCGCCCGCTGTACATCGAAGACAAGAAATAG
- the gmk gene encoding guanylate kinase, whose product MKNKLFVMSAASGAGKTTLKDLVIKDFPDIKYSISATTRKPREGEIDGVHYFFKTKEEFEQMIKDDALVEYNLVHGNYYGTPKSFVEKTLAEGNRVLFDLDVFGKVNFDKVYPDATGIFILPPSDEELERRLRGRGTDSEEVIQLRLANAKKEIEFAKTKGKYEYTIVNDDLQKAADELRAILSQK is encoded by the coding sequence ATGAAAAACAAGCTTTTCGTTATGAGTGCCGCCAGTGGCGCGGGCAAGACCACCCTCAAGGATCTTGTCATCAAGGATTTCCCGGACATCAAGTATTCCATTTCCGCTACAACGCGCAAGCCGCGTGAAGGCGAAATCGATGGAGTCCACTACTTCTTCAAGACCAAGGAAGAATTCGAGCAGATGATCAAGGACGATGCATTAGTCGAATACAACCTGGTTCACGGCAACTACTACGGAACGCCCAAGAGCTTTGTCGAGAAGACTCTTGCCGAAGGAAACCGCGTGCTGTTTGACCTTGACGTTTTCGGCAAGGTGAACTTCGACAAGGTCTACCCGGACGCCACCGGCATTTTCATTTTGCCGCCAAGCGACGAAGAACTCGAACGTCGCCTCCGTGGCCGCGGCACTGACAGCGAAGAAGTCATCCAGCTCCGCCTTGCAAACGCGAAGAAAGAAATCGAATTTGCTAAGACCAAGGGCAAGTACGAATACACCATCGTGAACGATGATCTTCAGAAAGCTGCTGACGAACTCCGCGCTATTTTAAGCCAGAAGTAA
- a CDS encoding TIGR02171 family protein, whose product MALFFCLDACVNANSEDIVAKGPSVDEENPVEVFDSTLTKTFDSMIEVYHPELLFFIGTDKSSARASEKPQMDAKLNYKFYMDVHEFTCGDYKKLDKEFDRLKPNCANDSLPLTDVTYFDAILIANAKSKSLGLDTVYTYTNASFDEENHCTDIEGLVTHLEIEGFRLPTEAEWILSAQLGWDHENSWNNSNSDYKVHTVCSKGFDGAGFCDFSGNITEWTNDWLGILKDTTITNFTGSTDGGEIGERIIKGGNYNSDKANSNLYSRGDVYSVTSSTMAKYVGFRLALGVIPKPAWFTSNGHISESKIEPIASAATLKSYTGSYNMKLAFRNDVTNNLAFIDYNNGNLKVSEIHDTLNVYHPEISPNGKFVAFSTKPEGIQGESKLYIRELSENSSTPIELQVKSAAIPRWRILENGDTAIVYVTDAGNNSEESSWLAQSTWQVTFANDKFGTPQKLFDGTFHGGIAQDNSLSVTGAKRLRVRYGQKNDIWYSQEQACNVSLAQDGSKRTAFLDFGGKTGQEFVGSHYATHERILIADSTGKLIQSIAAPNGNTFDHTEWVSSTSNLVATLTNINGSHKKIVLVSTVDTTFIDLAEGEELWHPCLWVQPKKIIPKPKSSSSSFAQSSSSSAHAESSSSSTPTLNSSSSTSPQSSSSNEPAQSSSSSEIAQSSSSEKQVPSSSSEQINSSSSSLLAESSSSEVTSSSSVEESSSSTASSSSESSSSGVPYQINFELDTDSAGVYYKAGQAQVFAEARYKMELLWQYKDKADVVIIGSSRAQHGVAPMELSEEFFGVNLAFIGNTLSGSEFLYDNYIIPHMSKVKYIVSSIDIDRGFNTFSGSFFNGRAKICPGYVYDKDHNYWKDGYPEGLAELTYDSPGISSYANKYRQTRGLDSIPGASVWEEMPQVDSDSNLYRRSPGSYRTNFNSLKKMVETAHEKGIYFIGVVFPQNPNYKKTGAFGRYGIPRSEAPILLQEIADLSKTYPNFILFDENKMGDHDYTGDMAYDRDHLAYPGAIHFTARLDSLLKELPALK is encoded by the coding sequence TTGGCATTATTCTTTTGCTTAGATGCTTGCGTAAACGCAAATTCCGAAGACATTGTAGCCAAAGGACCTTCCGTCGACGAAGAAAATCCCGTCGAGGTTTTTGACAGCACGCTCACCAAAACGTTCGACTCGATGATAGAAGTTTATCATCCAGAGCTATTATTCTTTATCGGTACCGACAAGTCTTCGGCAAGGGCAAGCGAAAAGCCGCAGATGGACGCAAAACTCAACTACAAGTTTTACATGGATGTCCATGAATTCACTTGCGGCGACTACAAAAAACTGGACAAGGAATTTGACCGGCTAAAACCAAACTGCGCCAATGACAGTCTGCCTCTCACCGACGTCACCTATTTTGATGCAATCCTAATCGCAAACGCCAAGAGTAAATCTTTAGGCTTGGATACAGTTTACACATACACCAACGCAAGTTTTGACGAAGAAAACCATTGCACCGACATCGAAGGCCTCGTAACGCATTTAGAAATTGAAGGTTTCAGGCTCCCTACCGAAGCGGAATGGATTCTGTCGGCCCAACTTGGCTGGGATCACGAGAACAGTTGGAACAACAGCAATTCCGATTACAAAGTCCATACCGTTTGCAGCAAAGGTTTCGATGGCGCCGGCTTCTGCGATTTTTCGGGCAACATCACAGAATGGACCAACGACTGGCTCGGGATTTTGAAGGACACTACCATCACCAACTTTACAGGTTCAACTGACGGCGGCGAAATCGGCGAACGCATTATCAAAGGTGGCAACTACAATTCCGATAAAGCGAACAGCAACCTGTACAGCCGCGGTGACGTTTACTCCGTAACATCTTCTACCATGGCCAAGTACGTGGGGTTCCGCCTCGCCTTGGGAGTCATCCCCAAACCAGCGTGGTTCACAAGCAACGGGCACATCAGCGAAAGTAAAATCGAACCTATCGCTAGCGCCGCAACGCTCAAGAGCTATACCGGTTCCTACAATATGAAACTCGCTTTCCGCAACGATGTCACCAACAACCTAGCCTTCATCGACTACAACAACGGCAACCTAAAAGTTTCAGAAATTCACGACACACTAAACGTCTACCATCCTGAAATTTCGCCCAACGGAAAATTCGTCGCATTCTCAACCAAGCCCGAAGGCATTCAGGGCGAGTCTAAATTATACATTAGGGAACTTTCAGAAAATTCCTCTACACCTATAGAACTCCAAGTCAAAAGCGCCGCCATCCCCCGCTGGAGAATTCTCGAAAATGGAGACACCGCAATCGTTTACGTGACCGATGCAGGCAACAATTCCGAAGAATCATCATGGCTAGCGCAAAGTACATGGCAAGTCACTTTTGCAAACGACAAGTTCGGCACACCACAAAAACTTTTTGACGGCACCTTCCACGGAGGAATCGCCCAAGACAACAGCCTCTCAGTCACAGGAGCAAAGCGCCTCCGCGTACGTTATGGGCAAAAGAACGACATCTGGTACTCTCAGGAACAAGCATGCAATGTAAGCCTCGCACAAGACGGCTCAAAACGCACCGCATTCTTGGACTTTGGCGGAAAAACAGGCCAAGAATTTGTCGGTTCACACTATGCAACACACGAACGCATTCTCATCGCCGATAGCACAGGCAAACTGATTCAATCTATTGCGGCCCCAAACGGCAACACGTTCGACCACACCGAATGGGTATCAAGCACTTCAAACTTGGTCGCCACATTGACTAACATCAACGGATCCCACAAAAAGATTGTCCTCGTAAGCACAGTTGATACCACATTTATCGACTTGGCCGAAGGCGAAGAACTGTGGCATCCATGCCTATGGGTACAACCTAAAAAGATTATTCCGAAGCCCAAATCTAGTTCAAGTTCATTCGCACAAAGTTCTAGCTCTAGCGCTCACGCAGAAAGCTCCAGTTCAAGTACACCCACGCTAAATTCTAGCTCCAGCACATCTCCGCAAAGTTCAAGTTCAAACGAACCAGCGCAAAGTTCAAGTTCTAGCGAAATTGCACAAAGCTCAAGTTCCGAAAAGCAAGTTCCAAGTTCAAGTTCCGAACAAATAAATTCTAGCAGTTCTTCCCTGCTTGCAGAATCCTCTAGTTCCGAAGTTACTTCGAGCTCAAGCGTCGAAGAATCCAGTTCCAGCACCGCATCAAGTTCTAGCGAATCATCCAGTTCCGGAGTCCCTTATCAAATTAATTTCGAACTAGACACCGATAGCGCAGGCGTTTATTACAAGGCCGGACAAGCCCAGGTCTTCGCCGAAGCCCGTTACAAAATGGAACTTCTTTGGCAATACAAAGACAAGGCCGACGTCGTCATCATCGGTTCATCTAGAGCGCAACATGGCGTAGCCCCGATGGAACTCAGCGAGGAATTTTTCGGAGTCAACCTCGCCTTTATCGGGAACACCCTCAGCGGCTCCGAATTTTTGTACGACAATTACATTATTCCGCACATGTCCAAAGTCAAGTACATCGTATCATCCATCGACATCGACCGCGGATTCAACACCTTTAGCGGTAGCTTCTTTAATGGACGCGCAAAAATCTGTCCCGGATACGTTTACGACAAGGATCACAATTACTGGAAAGACGGCTACCCCGAAGGACTTGCAGAACTGACGTACGATTCACCGGGCATATCAAGCTACGCAAACAAATACCGCCAAACTCGCGGCCTAGATTCAATTCCAGGAGCATCAGTCTGGGAAGAAATGCCTCAAGTCGATTCGGACAGCAATTTGTATAGAAGGTCTCCCGGTTCATACCGCACAAACTTTAACAGCTTAAAGAAAATGGTCGAAACAGCACACGAAAAAGGCATTTACTTTATCGGAGTCGTCTTCCCGCAGAACCCGAATTACAAGAAGACGGGCGCATTTGGTCGCTACGGCATTCCCCGCAGCGAAGCACCCATATTGCTCCAAGAAATTGCAGACCTCTCTAAAACCTATCCTAACTTTATATTATTCGACGAAAATAAAATGGGCGATCACGACTATACCGGCGATATGGCATACGACCGTGACCACCTCGCTTATCCGGGTGCAATCCACTTTACAGCGCGTCTAGATTCCCTCTTAAAAGAACTACCCGCATTAAAGTAA
- a CDS encoding DUF6544 family protein: MTILIIIASLILLLAIWFNIPYSPVKTQFQNDVEARLQSVTAITGTLDSASIANLPHLIQKYLKTSGYIGKERRSHLTMEYKNVDFGMGVNKPRIKIDYTHVDFADSPERLAFIDSKMFGIPFQGYDYYMNGKGGMKGVLAKIVTLFDQTGPEMDKACLITYLAEAFFLPEALLKDFITFKQIDDHTVEATITNQGVTATGIFHFNNAYEMTSFTTNDRGQISPDGTIEYTPWEAQCENYKTYSDGIKRPTIFRAVWKNKDSDFVYFDGEISKVNGAKVKAE, encoded by the coding sequence ATGACCATCTTGATTATCATAGCCTCCCTCATTTTACTTTTAGCAATTTGGTTCAATATTCCCTATTCACCCGTCAAGACGCAGTTTCAGAACGATGTCGAGGCTAGGTTGCAAAGCGTCACAGCAATCACCGGAACACTAGATTCCGCAAGTATCGCAAACCTCCCACATCTCATCCAAAAATATCTCAAAACAAGCGGTTACATCGGCAAAGAAAGACGCTCGCACTTAACCATGGAATACAAAAATGTCGATTTTGGCATGGGCGTGAATAAGCCGCGAATCAAAATCGATTACACGCATGTGGACTTTGCCGATTCACCAGAAAGGCTCGCCTTTATCGACAGCAAAATGTTCGGCATCCCGTTCCAAGGCTACGATTACTACATGAACGGCAAAGGCGGAATGAAAGGCGTTCTCGCAAAAATCGTTACGCTATTTGACCAGACCGGCCCAGAAATGGACAAGGCTTGTCTCATTACCTATCTCGCCGAAGCATTCTTTTTGCCAGAAGCACTCCTAAAAGATTTCATCACGTTCAAGCAAATTGATGACCACACCGTCGAAGCTACAATTACAAACCAAGGCGTAACCGCAACCGGAATTTTCCATTTCAACAACGCTTACGAAATGACCTCGTTTACAACAAATGATCGTGGTCAAATATCACCCGATGGAACCATCGAATACACCCCGTGGGAAGCGCAATGCGAAAACTACAAAACCTACTCCGACGGCATCAAACGCCCCACCATTTTCCGCGCTGTATGGAAAAACAAAGACAGCGACTTCGTCTATTTCGACGGAGAAATCAGCAAAGTGAATGGAGCTAAGGTAAAAGCAGAATAA
- the priA gene encoding primosomal protein N': MAKRIPKTSAPEMVKERCNSALLSRFCEVYIPLSPSVFTYGVPEGADIQRGSVVWVQLARRKPTLALVSRVHSDKPSFDVRYACPHESGYVFSERYMESLEWVSKYYISSPMRTLNVFWPADFDKFLDALLAEKSEPRGEASSNGPEMEVCSDLPPLTGEQETALASLVEDLDKDGFRGTLLHGVTGSGKTRVYQELVREALKRNKRVLILVPEIGLTPQTASRFEDYLKVPVVVLHSALSAPQKRAGYLAVLDGSAKVVLGTRSAILLPFDFDVVILDEEHDSSFKQQDPAPRYHTRDLAFHLAQKYGALVVLGSATPCLETFRNAKAGNLKLLTLKNRATAAPLPEVKVIDMGKVRQQKGVLMSPALREALSDCIAGGDQAIILMNRRGYSKIRVCSECGETLYCKHCHIPLVYHKQYNALMCHYCAALYPVNTPCPTCGAETYEFVGGAIEKLEEEIHEWVADAKVIRMDRDTTQNVGAVEKILTSFRNREYNILLGTQMVAKGHDFPGVKLVGIVGADSGLGIPDFRSTERLYQLLSQTAGRAGRAGSGGRVFIQTLNPTEPVMQYAIRHDFDGFAETESSNRQMAFYPPFCKLVEISCGSRDENLLRDTVNRLESILRKESSMTVLGPVDAFVPKVQNVFWVKLYIKTQNLAAVRKVLAPILNAPKAWVPNVEIKVELE, from the coding sequence GTGGCAAAAAGAATTCCCAAAACGTCAGCTCCGGAGATGGTCAAGGAACGCTGTAATTCGGCGCTTCTGTCGCGTTTTTGCGAGGTTTACATCCCGTTGTCCCCATCGGTTTTTACTTACGGGGTGCCGGAAGGAGCGGATATTCAGCGGGGGAGTGTCGTTTGGGTGCAGCTTGCCCGCCGTAAGCCTACGCTTGCCTTGGTGAGCCGTGTCCATAGCGATAAACCGTCATTTGACGTTCGGTATGCGTGTCCGCATGAGTCGGGGTATGTGTTTTCTGAACGTTATATGGAATCGCTGGAGTGGGTGTCTAAGTATTATATAAGCTCGCCCATGCGCACTCTGAACGTGTTTTGGCCCGCTGATTTTGACAAGTTTCTCGATGCCTTGCTGGCTGAAAAATCTGAACCTCGGGGCGAGGCTTCCTCGAATGGACCTGAAATGGAGGTCTGTTCGGACCTGCCCCCCTTGACAGGCGAACAAGAGACTGCACTAGCTAGTCTTGTTGAAGATTTGGATAAGGATGGTTTTCGAGGAACGCTCCTGCATGGTGTGACTGGCAGTGGTAAAACGAGAGTTTATCAGGAATTGGTGCGCGAAGCGCTTAAGCGCAATAAGCGCGTGCTTATTTTGGTGCCTGAAATTGGGCTTACTCCGCAGACGGCGTCGCGTTTTGAAGATTATTTGAAAGTACCTGTCGTGGTGCTGCATTCGGCGCTCTCGGCTCCGCAAAAACGTGCGGGTTATTTGGCTGTGCTAGATGGCTCTGCAAAAGTGGTGCTTGGGACGCGCAGCGCCATTCTTTTGCCGTTTGATTTTGATGTTGTTATTTTGGACGAAGAACATGATTCTTCGTTTAAGCAACAGGACCCGGCTCCGCGTTACCATACGCGTGATTTGGCTTTCCACTTGGCGCAAAAGTACGGAGCACTTGTAGTGCTTGGCTCTGCAACGCCTTGCCTTGAAACATTCCGCAATGCAAAGGCGGGGAACCTCAAACTGTTGACACTCAAGAACCGTGCGACTGCGGCTCCGCTCCCCGAAGTAAAAGTGATTGATATGGGCAAGGTGCGCCAGCAAAAAGGCGTGCTTATGTCTCCTGCATTGCGCGAAGCGCTTTCGGATTGCATTGCCGGTGGCGACCAGGCGATTATTCTCATGAATCGTCGTGGTTACTCTAAGATTAGAGTTTGTTCTGAATGCGGTGAAACGCTTTACTGCAAACATTGCCATATCCCGCTCGTGTATCATAAACAGTACAATGCGCTGATGTGCCATTACTGTGCTGCGCTTTATCCGGTGAATACTCCGTGCCCAACATGCGGTGCCGAAACGTATGAGTTTGTCGGCGGTGCAATTGAAAAGCTCGAAGAAGAAATTCACGAATGGGTGGCCGATGCGAAAGTAATCCGCATGGATCGCGATACAACGCAGAACGTGGGCGCTGTTGAAAAAATCTTGACATCGTTTAGGAATCGTGAATACAACATTTTGCTTGGAACGCAGATGGTCGCGAAAGGTCACGATTTCCCGGGCGTGAAGCTTGTAGGGATTGTTGGAGCTGATTCGGGCCTTGGCATTCCTGATTTTCGTTCGACGGAACGCTTATATCAGCTGTTGAGCCAGACGGCGGGACGCGCGGGACGTGCTGGTAGCGGTGGCCGCGTGTTTATCCAGACGCTTAATCCGACAGAACCTGTGATGCAGTACGCTATTCGCCATGATTTTGATGGCTTTGCTGAGACTGAATCATCGAACCGCCAGATGGCTTTTTATCCGCCGTTCTGCAAGCTTGTGGAAATCAGTTGTGGCTCACGCGATGAAAATCTGCTTCGCGATACGGTGAACCGCCTTGAAAGTATTTTGCGCAAAGAATCTTCGATGACAGTGCTTGGACCAGTCGATGCGTTTGTACCGAAAGTGCAGAACGTGTTCTGGGTAAAGCTCTACATTAAAACGCAAAACCTTGCGGCAGTGCGTAAGGTACTTGCTCCCATTTTGAATGCGCCCAAGGCCTGGGTGCCAAACGTTGAAATCAAAGTTGAACTAGAATAA
- a CDS encoding DUF349 domain-containing protein, whose translation MSIFDAFKPKWQNSNPAKRIEAIADLDELTSQDIVERVALSDDNVEVRMAAVKKLAIIKTLQDISTKDSDAGVRRLAESRAFEEIVKKLKNFNESALNSEVLGYIEAIKDTRYTEDVLKATDNVNLKRELVKQCSKQSLLAQIATRDSSEEIALQAADRVTSESLQADLIKSSKHTSVRKKISDKVRAKKEAEDNGRKAAELLQSKREALIKQAHFLAAQKDAFATKPQFDDLMNEANALGMGESAAKLNEIYESFNKFYDEANAAKKAAENAEAEKQAKIARLTESLTELEGFVEAGTTEENADRVNAIIQEWNEGKSLMDAALIKRFNNAYFKSQEAKKIEIPTAESENASEEEIAIRKSLLERLQALSETEIDENTGKHLHAIVREWEKLALLEGDDPILQAYNALRTKLSELIGAFNEKAQKVIEENSKKLRGLIERIQNIDENQEFREIHKILRDTYQEWKEIVGEQKFKYHDLWQEYKIATSRFQEMQQWENWHNEKDRDTIIEEMDALSKETPSQAVLAKFRELCGKWREIGPISAAKFQDYRDRFQALVDKVKENCAPFIEEQNAERQKNLVDKEALCQKVEDLVANAEIFWKDKFKSVQEIQENWKNIGMVPKEAFAALNKRFKDAVNAFYAQHKENVKLEDESREANYEKKVALCIEAEAIKDSTDWNATSTKLKQLQDAWKATGPVPKSKSDEIWTRFRTACDSFFEKKRNHFEEMDAAKQKNLEQKQALCEKLEALDIANITPEVIEAYKAIDAEWKTIGMVPKDAVESINERFNAIVNKIVAKMAESDPELQAKIADIKKKKQEMIEKVRQFAESAGSNQLADAVRDIQKEWVTLGSCGNDDDELRKAFRDVCDDFFTRRRDQLDIQEQARQNNLQKKILLCEQAEDLLTDLNDQTVVASMNKVKHFRRLWKEVGAVPREHSEKIWKRFNSACDQVFAFGRKDEKKEEAPAATTEA comes from the coding sequence ATGAGCATTTTTGACGCATTTAAACCGAAATGGCAAAATTCCAACCCCGCAAAGCGCATTGAAGCAATTGCAGACTTGGATGAACTCACTAGTCAAGATATTGTCGAACGAGTGGCCCTTTCTGATGATAATGTCGAAGTGCGAATGGCTGCAGTTAAGAAACTTGCAATTATTAAGACACTTCAGGATATTTCGACAAAAGACAGCGATGCCGGCGTACGCCGTTTGGCAGAATCGAGAGCTTTCGAAGAAATCGTCAAAAAGCTGAAAAACTTTAACGAATCCGCTCTGAATAGCGAAGTCCTCGGTTACATCGAAGCCATCAAGGACACTCGCTATACCGAAGATGTCCTCAAGGCAACAGACAACGTAAATCTGAAGAGAGAACTTGTCAAGCAGTGCAGCAAGCAGTCCCTGCTCGCCCAGATCGCTACCCGCGATTCCAGCGAAGAAATCGCACTGCAAGCCGCAGACCGCGTCACGTCTGAATCATTGCAGGCCGACCTCATCAAGAGCTCCAAGCACACGTCCGTCCGCAAGAAGATTTCGGATAAAGTTCGTGCAAAGAAAGAAGCCGAAGACAATGGCAGAAAGGCAGCCGAACTCTTGCAGAGCAAGCGCGAAGCCCTCATCAAGCAGGCTCACTTCCTCGCCGCCCAAAAGGACGCTTTCGCCACCAAGCCGCAGTTCGACGACTTGATGAACGAAGCTAACGCACTTGGCATGGGCGAATCTGCCGCAAAGCTCAATGAAATTTACGAAAGCTTCAACAAGTTCTACGACGAAGCTAACGCCGCAAAGAAGGCTGCAGAAAACGCCGAAGCCGAAAAGCAGGCAAAGATTGCACGCCTCACGGAATCGCTCACTGAACTCGAAGGTTTTGTCGAAGCAGGCACGACCGAAGAAAACGCTGACCGCGTAAATGCCATCATCCAGGAATGGAACGAAGGCAAGTCCCTTATGGACGCAGCCTTGATCAAGCGATTCAACAACGCCTACTTCAAGTCTCAAGAAGCAAAGAAGATTGAAATTCCGACCGCAGAATCTGAAAACGCAAGCGAAGAAGAAATTGCCATCCGCAAGAGCCTTCTCGAACGTCTCCAGGCTCTCTCCGAAACGGAGATCGATGAAAACACGGGCAAGCACTTGCATGCCATCGTCCGCGAATGGGAAAAGCTCGCCCTCCTCGAAGGCGACGATCCGATTCTCCAGGCTTATAACGCACTCCGCACCAAGCTCAGCGAACTCATCGGTGCATTCAACGAAAAGGCCCAGAAGGTCATCGAAGAAAATTCCAAGAAGCTCCGCGGTCTCATTGAACGTATCCAGAACATCGATGAGAACCAGGAATTCCGCGAAATCCACAAGATTCTCCGCGACACTTATCAGGAATGGAAGGAAATCGTTGGCGAACAGAAGTTCAAGTACCACGATCTCTGGCAGGAATACAAGATTGCCACCTCCCGTTTCCAGGAAATGCAGCAGTGGGAAAACTGGCACAACGAAAAGGACCGCGACACCATCATCGAAGAAATGGACGCGCTCTCCAAGGAAACTCCGAGCCAGGCCGTACTTGCCAAGTTCCGCGAACTCTGCGGCAAGTGGCGTGAAATCGGACCGATTTCTGCAGCCAAGTTCCAGGACTACCGCGACCGTTTCCAGGCCCTCGTAGACAAGGTCAAGGAAAACTGCGCTCCGTTCATCGAAGAACAGAACGCCGAACGCCAGAAGAACCTCGTCGACAAGGAAGCCCTCTGCCAGAAGGTCGAAGACCTCGTCGCTAACGCTGAAATTTTCTGGAAGGACAAGTTCAAGTCCGTGCAGGAAATCCAGGAAAACTGGAAGAACATCGGCATGGTCCCGAAGGAAGCCTTTGCAGCCCTCAACAAGCGCTTCAAGGACGCCGTGAACGCCTTCTATGCCCAGCACAAGGAAAACGTAAAGCTCGAAGACGAAAGCCGCGAAGCCAACTACGAAAAGAAGGTCGCCCTCTGCATCGAAGCCGAAGCCATCAAGGATTCGACCGATTGGAACGCCACCTCCACCAAGCTCAAGCAGTTGCAGGACGCATGGAAGGCAACAGGCCCAGTGCCGAAGAGCAAGTCCGACGAAATTTGGACTCGTTTCCGCACCGCTTGCGATTCCTTCTTCGAAAAGAAGCGCAACCACTTTGAAGAAATGGATGCCGCCAAGCAGAAGAACCTCGAACAGAAGCAGGCCCTCTGCGAAAAGCTCGAAGCTCTCGACATCGCCAATATCACTCCAGAAGTCATCGAAGCTTACAAGGCCATCGATGCTGAATGGAAGACGATTGGCATGGTCCCGAAGGACGCTGTAGAATCCATCAACGAACGCTTCAACGCAATCGTCAATAAGATTGTCGCCAAGATGGCTGAATCTGACCCGGAACTCCAGGCCAAGATTGCAGACATCAAGAAGAAAAAGCAGGAAATGATCGAAAAGGTCCGCCAGTTTGCCGAAAGCGCAGGCTCCAACCAGCTCGCCGATGCCGTTCGCGACATCCAGAAGGAATGGGTCACGCTCGGTTCTTGCGGTAACGACGACGATGAACTCCGCAAGGCATTCCGCGATGTCTGCGACGACTTCTTCACCCGCCGCCGCGACCAGCTCGACATTCAGGAACAGGCTCGCCAGAACAACCTCCAGAAGAAGATTCTCCTCTGCGAACAGGCCGAAGACTTGCTCACTGACTTGAACGATCAGACGGTCGTTGCCTCGATGAACAAGGTCAAGCATTTCCGCCGCCTCTGGAAGGAAGTCGGTGCAGTTCCTCGTGAACACTCCGAAAAAATCTGGAAGCGCTTCAATTCCGCTTGCGACCAGGTGTTTGCCTTCGGCCGCAAGGACGAAAAGAAGGAAGAAGCTCCGGCAGCAACAACCGAAGCTTAA